The nucleotide sequence tcagggtctcggctgtgtgttgatgcagcgggacaaggtgatagcttatgcttctcgacagttgaaggtgcacgagaagaactatacgacacacgacctggagttaggagccgtagtctttgcgttgaagatttggaggcattacctgtacggtaccaagtgtaccatctacaccgatcacaggagtcttcaacatatcttcgaccagaaggagttaaacatgcggcaacgtcgttGGGTCGAGCTTTTCAATGATTATgagtgtgctatcaagtatcatccgggtaaagctaatgttGTAGCCGATGCCCTTAGTCGCAAGGAACCGAAGCAGAAGCGTGttcgtgccctacagcttactattcactctgatttaCCTGCTCGGATTCGTTCAGCTCAGATTGAAGCGTTAAAGGAAGAAAACATCGAAGCCGAAGGATTACGAGGGCTACACAAAaagaagttcgagcaacggtctgacaatatctactacttcatggaacggatATGGGTCCCTTTATTTGGTGATcttcgagaacttgtgatggacgaagctcacaagtcacgatactctattcatccagggtctgataagatgtaccaggacctcaaggttttgtattggtggccgaacatgaaagctcttattgCCACCTatgtgagtaagtgtttgacctgtgctagggtcaaggtagAGTACCAGAAGCCGTCAGGACCACTTCAGCAACCGGAGatacctatgtggaaatgggaacagatcgctatggattttgttacggggttacctaggtcacaggctggaaacgatactatatgggtgattgttgaccgtctcacaaagtcagcacatttccttgCAATCAAAGAGACAGATAAGTATTCGTTGCTCGCAGCagtgtaccttaaagaggtggtttccaggcacggggtgccgacttctattatttctgatcgagatcctcgttttacttccgagttatggcaggctattcataagtcgttcggctcacgtcttgatatgagcacggcttatcatccacaaacggatggtcagagtgaacgcactattcagacactggaggatatgctgcgggcgtgtgttattgattttgggaaaggttGGGAGAAGCACCTGCCGTTggttgagttctcctacaataacagctaccacaccagcatcaaagcggcaccgtttgaggcactgtacgggaggaagtgtcgttcacccctctgctgggctgaggtgggtgatagtcagatcacagggcCTGAGATGGTACTCGAAACTTCAAAGATGATCGTGAAAATCagagaacgtatggcagctgctcgtgatcgccagaaggcCTATGCGGATAAGCGTGCCAAAGAGGTAGTGTTTGAAGTAAATGACCGCGTCATGCTGAAAGTCTCGCCGTGGAAAGGggttgtacgctttgggaagcgtggcaagctgaaCCCACGTTATGTTGGTCCGTTTAAAGTTCTCGAGCGTATCGGTAAGGTGGCGTACAGATTGGAGTTACctactgagttgggtaatgttcacgacgtaTTCCATGTCTCGCAGTTAAAGAAGTGCTATGCTGATGACCCACTAGCGGTACCCCTTATAGAGTTAAAAGTCAacgacaagttacagtttgttgaagaacccatcgaaatcatggaccgtgaggtcaaagtgcgtaagcacagtcgtattcccatcgttagggttcgttggaactcaagacgtggaccagagttcacgtgggagcgcgaggatcagatgaagctcaagtatcctcacctctttcccaaagacaaaCCAGAGTCAAGCGaaactggtgaatctcggggcgagattcctcttcaagCTGGGGATGATGTCGCAACTGAGCAGAACCCGCAACAATCCTGATTTCTCAAATCGTTTCTCTCACACTTGACGCctgccaatttcgggacgaaatttccttcaagttggggatgatgtgacaacccgaacttctaaGGTTAGTCTCGCAAATTTTGATTCCTCGTTATTCCTCCTCTCACTTTCGCAACGACTAGTTCATGTCATGTTTACATTTATCATACACATATTACATTGGGCCTGTGTATATCTGTCATGCACATGCTACATTGGGCCGGCCATCACTATTATATGTCTAACTAGTCAAGCCCACAATCACTATTATATAGTTTATCGGCCCATCAGTTTATTAGCACAATTATATATAGCCAAGCCCACAAACATGATTATATGTTATCGGCCCACAATCACTACTAAATAGAGTGACCGGCCACCCTAGCCCATACGAATGCGGGCATAAACTTAGTTTGGCGGTCCACCCTTTGGGCTTAGGCCCAGAGGGGGTAAGACTTAACCACCGCCCTAAGAAACCTGATTGATGCGTATAAGGAAGGTAAACTAATTAAATACGGATCATAACAAACAAAACCCAACCCCCTTTGGAATTGCGGCAGACGAACCCCACTCCCCTCGAATTCGGTGTTCTTTGGTAGTATAATCAGGTTAGCATGTGCTTGGATTGTTCACGTGATATTTTTATTGTAAATATGTTTGTGGATTGATATGTGAATGATACTTTGATTGATGTGCATAATAATGTTGTATTAATGCTGACTTCGTGACATTATCCGATTATAATTAATCTATAATTTCATGGAAATTAAGTTGGATTGGATATGTATGGAAACAACACAGAACCTAGGATTGGTGTATATGGCCGGCTAATTGGAATATATGGGCGGCAGGTTTAGTAAATATATGATTGTTTAATAGGTGTCGGCCACCATAATACTAATGTTGATGACATGTATGATGGGTTAATAAAGGTTCAATCACATCAAAGGGGGGGTGTCGGCCATTAGTGGGTGGCGACCAAGTAAAAAGCAAATTAAGATTCGTTTGTTTTGTCAGTTTGTGATAAGTTAAGGGGTTATGGGTTATAAGGGGCGGCCCATGTGCATGATCAATCATAGGGATTACTTAGTTTAATAAGTTGCCGCCCACCACTGATATTTTATTATATGTTGTTTGTCGCCGCCCATGTTCAACCAATAGTAATTAGTTGTTTGATAGTGAGCCGCCAGGTAAGTATCTTGGTAGTTTTGATATATATAGGACCATGTGCAGATCAGATCATTATTAAAGTTCAGCGGCCCAATTAAAATTCACAATTCCAATCAAAAGAGAATCATATGTGAAGGAGTGTGTGGCTCaaatataaaacaatatttcactCGGTTACTCGGGATAGGTGATCAAATTTGTTGATATTTGTAAGGTGGGCCGATAATCCATTAAATGGGCTTAGGTTATCGGGCTCAACCTCAACAGGGCCGCATAAGTTCCATAAGCTCCGTAGTGGGCTATCCAAATGATTGTAGTCTATTAAACATATGATTCGAATTGCATTATGACCCAAATGCTTGTTGTGTGTTATATGCACTTGTATGTATACTTGATTGTGTGTTGAACTGTTAATATGTGACAAATGGCATTGTGAATGTGTAATGTGGGTGTGCTTAGGATGCGAATGATAGCCGTAACATGAGTAATGATATGCGCCATAATTGCTTACTACTTGAGGAATGTGTACAAGAATATGTGGTTTTGAGTAAACGAAACTAATTGTTATTGGAACTACATTAGGTGTGAGTGTCCATCAATAAACAAGTagattaatcttaccgagcaaaccaaaggtgagttcattgctattttctcaagcatggatcccagggaagggataacgggtaacgttccgataaggaatgcatgggtaacgggatgttggttattgtactcagttttctatcattgtaagaccactacatctaccgggtcgttgcttgtagggcaacgggggttattagttgatagcgctattaggtttggcaccctcacgacgttcaaggggaacgggcgtgaactaattaccttaaaacatgaccaatgctttgatagaggcattggggttggcaatcacatatcatatggccattcggtaatcgagtaataacaacatcgaaacatcaaacatttTAACAACAAACAGCATATCGTCTTGTAAACTGCTTTACTCACATGattggtaacacaacttggtaaacgaacacaaaccttgaactcaacagcgtagtctgacacacttgtttacatgcttgtaggtaattactaAAGGAActggggagcttgctgtctgatgctgctggagtggttatggtcatgataaacaattgcGTTGTTTTGGTTTCAatacatttatacatttatacttttatgcttccgctcaatactttggtttaggatttggtttaactttcaaacgatacttttctttcaattgggtattttattactttacaacttgtgtttgatatgattggtggctctttgttgaatcgttacacctccagtagggacacgccctaggtggtaatttgggggtgtgacaaaatgcaAGTGGATATAATAAACATTGCGTTATATAGATGATCATAGTTTTTAAACAGACAAACATGATGTTTTCATAAcacaaaattaaagaaaaattacTAGCATTATCATCTTCATGGATCAAAGTTTGTTTCTTCATCGGATGAGAACCCTAAGCTTTCCATCAGGGATTTCCTCATCACTTTCAGATTCAACCCAAAGTTCAACCTGTGAGACTACTGCGTTTTGGAGCTTCTCTGCAAATTAACTACCAGAGTTGTTGATGATTGGTATTTAAGATAACTGCTTCAGAAACCTTAGATCCTCATTTGTAGATATGTCCTTTGGGTCATACATCTCCACTTCACCATCGTCCCAAGTCACTGAAACTTTGAAAGTTTCCTCACTGAACTCCCAAGATGTAACCTGGGCATCTTCAGTTGCAGTTTGATTCGGATCACCATATCTCTTGTGTAGAATTCTGAACAGTGCGGCTGATTGATTTGTGTAACAAGAAGGTGGTATACCTATTTCGTTCAttcttttcaaaacatcttcattGCAGTTATGAAGAACAGAAGCAACGGAATGGTATTTTATATTTTTTCCATCAAGGAATTGAAGAACGAAATTGCCTTTTTTAACCCACCAAACTGATAGTTGTGTATTAGCCATTTTAGGGTTTGTATGTGTTGGGTATTTTGGTGTATGATGAGAGCAATGTGAAAATAGTTTAGGGTTTCTTTTCTTATATATTGCTAGAGGAATTTGAATCAactgtttttaataataaaaatgattattttttatttttttctttgaatTGAATGTTCAATCATACACACTATTGGCTATCAGGAATCCAAAAGGCTTTTTAAGGCATTTTAAGGCTTTTGGTCTAATCAACTGTATAAATTTCTATCATACACAGTATTTTTAAGGCTTTTCTttgaatattattttatttttttatagcaTTTTGTTTAAGAagattataatatattatttttattattgtcCTTATTGTAATTATGttttttgtgttataaaaatttaaaaaaaatgcatTGCGTTATAAATTATATTGCTTTATATGTTTGGAAATGAACAATTAGaaaaaacattgcgttttataatcAAAACATATTAAAATTAACATTGCGTTATATGTTGAGTTATAGCATACTTTTAAAATGTTGCGTTTTATAaattgtatatatatgttataaattttttttaaccttttttcAAAATAATGTTTAAATAATTTTTAAAGGATACATATTGCGTTATAAAATAAGtgcattttatatgaaaaaacattgcgttttataataagTAGCATTTCTAAATCAATGTAACTAGCAAGATCAAAATCAAAACATTGCGTTTTGAAATAAGTAGCatttcaaaatcaaagtaaaccagCATTAGAAAGCATGTCTTTAATCCTATCTAAACTAGTGTCATAGGATTGTTTTTTAAGTTTCGCACTGAGGTCTCGAAACTTCTTTGAGTCCTCAATAACATAATCTCTTTGTTCGTTGATTTCATGCAATAATATCTTCGCAATGAACTTTCTTCTTAAATCTTCAAGTTGTGCGGTCTGCTTGTTGATTGGTTTTTTGTTTTTATCCCTTGCAGGTTGTTCATACTCCACGTTAAACCCACAATCCCATTTTTCGACCGGTTCTCCATGATAACATTCCATATGACGCATAGTGAATATACCACAGTCAATGCCATTATATTGTGTCCTCCATTTCATCTGCATTCTAACAGGGGTTATATTCTTTATATCATCTGCTTTTTCATGTCCAACAGATTTAAGGTAAGCTGCCAAAGCATTCCTCTacagaaaaaaaacaaaaagattagGTGGTTTATATACGTGTTTTAAAAGCATAAGTAAGAATACATACTGTATTTTCAGGCACATTCCCATATTTAGCTTCATTTGTTTCTTCTTTGGCACTGTTGTCAATGATGAATATTTGGTTCTCCTCAAGATTGAAGGAGATCACAAAGAAATGCTGTATATGGAGAATCGGGACAAGGATAATTTTAAAATCCTTTATGCTTTTTAGCTTTGCACCTTGAAGAATTTTTTCTATGTTCATTGTGAATGCTTCTATCATGTTATCTTTATTTGTTTCTTCTTTATCATTCAATGGAAAAGTCTGCGtaaaattaaacaaattaacatattattgcgttttatgaaGTTAATAAATATACAGCTGCGTTTTATGAAGGTAATAAAACATACAGTTGCGTTTTATAAAACTTCATTAAACAAAGTAAGCATTGCATTTTATTAAAGAAATAAATTATAAAACTTCATTCAATCAAACTTCAAAATACTTCATTATACGAAAACAGAAGAATTGAGTTTTATATATCATACCAGCATTCGAATAGTACAGAAAAATCTTGGAGTTTTGTTGTCTTTtgatcttcttttttcttcttcattcaaaATATATGACCAACAATTGATTACTTCTCCGGTGATTTCCAATCCTGGCCTCATTGTTTCAACAGCATATCTATATAGAAATAAATGTTCTTTGATTTCAAAGAGAGTATCcctgcaaaaaaaaattaataattaaattataattttttttatttttgtttttttgttatagtgtatataaatgaatttttacatCATTTCTCCTTCTGCATGGAAAGCGTATCCCGATATGTTGTTTTCGTGTGCCGTTCTTGCTTCCTTCATTACTACTTGTCTTAGATAGTACGGTGAACAAAATACTTCTGGTATTTTTTTCTCTCGATCAGGTCGTACCATCTTTGTTATTATTTCTTCTGTTTTGCTTATATCTGTTgttggttgttcttgatgaacTGATTTTGCAGGTGTTTTATACGGATCTTCTTGTGGGTTGAGGAATGATATGTTTTGAATTAGATCACTGATTTGCTTTTCAGTATTATCCTGTTCTTCAATTCTCTCAAACATTGTTTGTATTCCAGTAATTTGAACATCTTTTTCGATTGATCTAttttcagattccgcttgaatttcggTTTGTGAAGCGTGAGGAGTAGCATTAACTTCAACTTTATTTTCATCAACATTTGAAGACAACTGAGAAATTTTCAAATCAAAGGATGGTACCTCATTATCCTGAATTTTCTTTGATtagattttttttcttcttcatctgtcCTTTTGATCATCTCCAACATAACTGATGGAGTTTCTTCGCTAAATGATGATTGTTCCAATGAAGGTTTTTCCATGTGTGTTTGCAGAATAGATGCAGGGTCATTGTTACTGTTTTTTTCTGGACTGGAGGACTGGACTACAACTATGTTATCCTCATTGCAttttgcatcatcatcatcattgcgtTTTATAACCAATGGAGTTGAAATGATTTGATTTTCAGTGTCTTCATTTTGGCTCAAATTTAGAAATCTTGATGGTGTTTCCATCATATTTGAATCAATATTAACTTTCTTGTGCTTTTTTGCTTGATGGTTTAATTTTTCCATCAATGACACCCATTCGTTTACTTTGTTATGAAGAGCTTCACTGTTTGGATATTCTTCGACAAGCTCATCTATGCGTGATTGGATGTTTTCGAAAATATCTTCGAATCCTTTTAAATGATCATCCAAAACAGACACAAGATATTCTTCATGTGATCTTTTATCTTCAATGTTCTTCATATTTTCATCGCCACTTTTTGTTGAATGAATGTCAGGAAGACCTTCACTTTGATTTTGTGATTGCATGAAATTACGCAGTCGGCTTTGACTGTCTACccacattttatctttatttcCTATTGATGGTTTAATGAAGAATTGCCCCCATGATCCTCCACTTTCAGTTTGTGTTTTCTCAGTTTCATTGGTTTTAATGGGGCTGTTTTGAACATTTTCTTGATTCTCTTTTTGATCAATCCAGTCTGTTGCAGCTTTAAGTAATGTGATTGGTTGTTCTTCAGCATCGTCTTCATCATTTTTTTCAGattcattttcaaaaatttcttcGTTTTCATTCTCTGATTCAGTtggataaacataaaattcatc is from Helianthus annuus cultivar XRQ/B chromosome 9, HanXRQr2.0-SUNRISE, whole genome shotgun sequence and encodes:
- the LOC118481691 gene encoding uncharacterized protein LOC118481691, translated to MKQQRTRKRKDISDNVKKQEEKQKRRRKKVVIESSEETVSDSNDKKSRRAIVLHNSKQEVNSVNNLKDYIESLSKEQRDAVREIGFESILKFNLHSVPRKFGYWLVKIFDADNNEINTGVETIKITAEFIQKILFAYQKQGFDDAENTEVFSLDKIDSTTLQEFEDELEIAAQNEGRCLNENEEIFENESEKNDEDDAEEQPITLLKAATDWIDQKENQENVQNSPIKTNETEKTQTESGGSWGQFFIKPSIGNKDKMWVDSQSRLRNFMQSQNQSEGLPDIHSTKSGDENMKNIEDKRSHEEYLVSVLDDHLKGFEDIFENIQSRIDELVEEYPNSEALHNKVNEWVSLMEKLNHQAKKHKKVNIDSNMMETPSRFLNLSQNEDTENQIISTPLVIKRNDDDDAKCNEDNIVVVQSSSPEKNSNNDPASILQTHMEKPSLEQSSFSEETPSVMLEMIKRTDEEEKKSNQRKFRIMRDTLFEIKEHLFLYRYAVETMRPGLEITGETFPLNDKEETNKDNMIEAFTMNIEKILQGAKLKSIKDFKIILVPILHIQHFFVISFNLEENQIFIIDNSAKEETNEAKYGNVPENTRNALAAYLKSVGHEKADDIKNITPVRMQMKWRTQYNGIDCGIFTMRHMECYHGEPVEKWDCGFNVEYEQPARDKNKKPINKQTAQLEDLRRKFIAKILLHEINEQRDYVIEDSKKFRDLSAKLKKQSYDTSLDRIKDMLSNAGLL